In the genome of Nitrospira japonica, one region contains:
- a CDS encoding tetratricopeptide repeat protein → MRFVLLAAFLVCGLVACQQATWESTMAAAQHAVQQGNYAEAERLLLVAVRKAEEFGLHDRRVAVSLSQLAQVYAGQGKHVEAEPVYLQALKIYQEVHGEDHPDVAATLNNLGVLHRMYGQYAEADPLLTRALLIKERLLGPEHPDVALGVANLAQLRVAQGQPERAEPLYRRALNIREKTLGPSHPEVAKTLDDLANVLKKLGRREEAVSLEVRARELRAARS, encoded by the coding sequence ATGAGATTCGTCCTGCTGGCTGCCTTTCTGGTGTGCGGGCTCGTCGCCTGCCAGCAGGCTACGTGGGAATCGACCATGGCTGCGGCACAACACGCTGTTCAGCAAGGGAATTACGCGGAAGCGGAACGGCTCCTTCTCGTGGCGGTGCGCAAGGCGGAAGAGTTCGGCTTGCACGATCGTCGGGTCGCCGTCAGTCTGTCTCAGCTGGCGCAGGTCTATGCCGGACAGGGCAAACACGTCGAGGCCGAGCCGGTTTATTTGCAGGCGCTCAAGATCTATCAGGAGGTACACGGTGAGGACCATCCTGACGTTGCGGCCACTTTGAACAATCTCGGAGTCTTACATCGCATGTACGGGCAGTATGCCGAGGCCGATCCCTTACTGACCAGGGCATTGCTCATTAAAGAGCGGCTCCTGGGGCCGGAGCATCCCGATGTCGCGCTCGGCGTGGCGAATTTGGCTCAGCTCCGGGTGGCACAGGGCCAGCCTGAACGGGCGGAGCCTCTCTATCGCAGGGCATTGAACATACGAGAAAAGACCTTGGGCCCGTCGCACCCTGAAGTGGCCAAGACCTTGGATGACCTGGCCAATGTCTTGAAGAAATTGGGGCGCAGGGAGGAGGCCGTCTCCCTGGAGGTGCGGGCCCGCGAGCTACGAGCCGCCCGGAGTTGA
- a CDS encoding dihydrolipoyl dehydrogenase family protein yields MANSHDIVIIGGGSAGYAAARTAADRGAQVAIVDQGPLGGLCILRGCMPTKTILRTAEIAALMRRVKEFGLSPVDVTAHLEQIVDRKDRLVREFADYRIEQLRDPRYKLYQGAASFLSPNRVRIGSQEVEAKAFVIATGSVPNDISVPGLHETGYLTSDTLLDLRDRPASMVVLGGGPVALEFGQFFARIGTAVTIIQRSPHLLSHLDPDVGSALEQALREEGIVLYTGTALQRVERSGSNKRVTFHHEGREVHADGALILQALGRRPRIDGLALDKAGVAVINGRVAVDDTMRTSQPHIFAAGDVTNLYDIVHIAVQQGELAGFNALQSEGALRSFDSRLVTDVTFTEPQVATVGLSEMACRAGGIPHLAASYPFADHGKAMCRGDRHGFVKLVASPAGGKLLGAQIVGPEAGELIHELIAVMYYHGTVADLLRMPHYHPTLAEIITYPAETLAERIGLP; encoded by the coding sequence ATGGCAAACTCGCATGACATCGTGATCATCGGAGGCGGATCCGCCGGCTATGCCGCGGCGCGGACTGCGGCGGATCGCGGCGCACAAGTGGCGATCGTCGATCAGGGCCCGCTCGGAGGTCTCTGCATCCTGCGCGGTTGCATGCCGACCAAGACCATTCTGCGCACGGCCGAGATTGCCGCATTGATGCGGAGAGTCAAAGAGTTCGGCCTCTCACCCGTCGATGTGACGGCGCATTTGGAGCAGATCGTCGACCGCAAGGATCGGCTGGTCCGGGAGTTCGCCGACTATCGCATCGAACAGCTGCGGGACCCGCGGTACAAGCTCTATCAAGGCGCCGCCTCTTTTCTCTCTCCCAACCGAGTCCGGATCGGGTCGCAGGAAGTGGAGGCGAAGGCCTTCGTCATCGCCACCGGCTCCGTGCCGAACGATATATCGGTGCCGGGATTGCACGAAACGGGATATCTGACCAGCGATACCTTGCTCGATCTTCGGGATCGGCCCGCGTCGATGGTGGTGCTGGGCGGCGGACCGGTCGCCCTGGAGTTCGGCCAGTTCTTTGCGCGGATCGGTACGGCCGTGACGATCATTCAACGAAGCCCTCATCTGCTCTCGCATCTTGATCCGGATGTCGGGTCCGCGTTGGAGCAAGCCTTACGGGAAGAGGGGATTGTCCTCTACACCGGCACGGCCCTGCAGCGAGTCGAGCGGTCCGGCTCGAACAAACGGGTCACGTTTCACCACGAGGGGCGCGAGGTCCATGCGGACGGGGCGCTCATTCTCCAGGCGCTGGGACGGCGGCCTCGGATCGACGGGCTCGCGCTGGACAAGGCGGGGGTGGCCGTGATCAATGGGCGAGTAGCGGTGGATGACACCATGCGGACGTCCCAGCCGCATATTTTCGCCGCCGGCGACGTGACCAACCTCTATGACATCGTCCATATCGCCGTGCAGCAAGGGGAGCTGGCGGGCTTCAATGCGCTCCAATCGGAGGGGGCACTGCGATCCTTCGACAGCCGGTTGGTGACCGACGTCACGTTTACGGAGCCGCAAGTGGCGACGGTGGGATTGAGCGAAATGGCCTGCCGCGCAGGTGGGATTCCGCATCTTGCCGCCTCATATCCCTTCGCCGATCATGGGAAGGCCATGTGCCGGGGCGACCGTCACGGATTCGTCAAGCTGGTGGCGTCTCCGGCCGGAGGGAAATTGCTCGGAGCCCAGATCGTCGGACCGGAAGCCGGAGAACTCATTCACGAGCTCATTGCCGTTATGTACTATCACGGCACGGTTGCCGACCTGCTCCGCATGCCGCACTATCATCCGACTCTGGCAGAAATCATCACATACCCTGCCGAAACGCTTGCCGAGCGGATTGGACTGCCATGA
- a CDS encoding DUF1653 domain-containing protein codes for MVEPGRYRHYKGDEYEVVGTARHSETEEEFVVYRALYGARGLWIRPRAMFEETVTVDGKDVPRFRFLAGR; via the coding sequence ATGGTTGAGCCGGGCCGCTATCGCCACTACAAGGGCGACGAGTACGAAGTCGTCGGGACCGCGCGGCATTCGGAAACCGAAGAGGAATTCGTGGTGTATCGGGCCCTGTACGGCGCGCGCGGGCTGTGGATCAGGCCTCGCGCCATGTTTGAGGAGACGGTCACGGTCGATGGAAAGGACGTACCCCGTTTCCGGTTTCTAGCAGGCCGTTAA
- a CDS encoding MEKHLA domain-containing protein — MDDTAGSSGWATPSTVQWCRWLLDSYRHWAGEELIERAGTPEVQAHRLFDAPFVVVSHGIEEDPILNYGNRRALDLWESTWEQLVTTPSRMTAEPVHQDERRRMLETARSCGFFSDYRGVRISLTGRRFRIEGACVWTVMDARAVRVGQAASFSQWTRL, encoded by the coding sequence ATGGATGATACGGCGGGATCGTCGGGCTGGGCCACGCCGTCGACGGTGCAATGGTGCCGATGGCTGCTGGACAGCTATCGGCATTGGGCCGGCGAGGAACTCATCGAGCGGGCCGGGACGCCGGAGGTTCAGGCCCACAGGCTGTTCGACGCACCGTTCGTGGTGGTCTCGCACGGGATCGAAGAGGATCCGATACTGAACTACGGGAATCGTCGCGCGCTGGACTTATGGGAGTCGACCTGGGAGCAGTTGGTCACAACCCCGTCCCGGATGACCGCCGAGCCGGTTCATCAGGATGAACGCCGCCGGATGCTGGAAACGGCGCGCTCGTGCGGCTTTTTCAGCGACTATCGCGGCGTGCGTATATCCCTGACGGGACGGCGGTTCCGTATCGAGGGGGCCTGCGTGTGGACGGTCATGGATGCGCGGGCGGTCAGGGTGGGTCAAGCGGCCAGCTTCTCACAGTGGACCAGGCTCTAG
- the leuC gene encoding 3-isopropylmalate dehydratase large subunit produces MSSRTLFDKIWDSHVVRQEPDGTTLLYIDRQLVHEVTSPQAFEGLKLAGRRPRRPGATLAVPDHNVPTTDRRLGIADPISAKQIRTLEDNCRDFGITLFGMDDPRQGIVHVIGPEQGFTLPGTTIVCGDSHTSTHGAFGALAFGIGTSEVEHVLATQCLVQKRPKTMEIRVDGELSPRCSAKDVILSIIGKIGTAGGTGYVVEYTGSTIRGLSMEGRMTLCNMSIEGGARAGLVAPDDKTFAYLKGRPLAPQGELFEQAVRVWRKLGSDPGARYDATVTLQADAIAPQVSWGTSPGMVTGVDGRVPDPRGLADDKARQAVERALEYMGLTANMPITEIKIDKVFIGSCTNSRIEDLRLAAGLAKGKRVARTVHAMVVPGSGLVKQQAEQEGLDKVFVEAGFEWREAGCSMCLAMNADVLQPGERCASTSNRNFEGRQGAGGRTHLVSPAMAVAAAVEGHFVDIRHWT; encoded by the coding sequence ATGTCCAGCCGGACCCTATTTGATAAGATCTGGGATTCCCATGTCGTGCGCCAAGAACCGGACGGCACGACCCTGCTCTACATCGATCGCCAATTGGTCCACGAGGTCACTTCACCTCAAGCGTTCGAGGGACTGAAGCTTGCGGGCCGTCGACCCCGAAGACCCGGCGCCACCCTGGCGGTACCGGACCACAACGTGCCGACGACGGACCGTCGTCTGGGGATCGCCGATCCGATCAGCGCCAAGCAGATTCGGACGCTCGAGGACAACTGCCGTGACTTCGGCATCACCCTGTTCGGCATGGATGACCCGCGGCAGGGCATCGTGCACGTCATCGGTCCCGAGCAGGGATTTACGTTGCCGGGGACGACGATCGTGTGCGGTGACTCGCATACCTCGACGCACGGCGCGTTCGGCGCGTTGGCCTTCGGCATCGGCACGAGCGAGGTCGAGCACGTCCTCGCCACGCAATGCCTCGTACAGAAGCGGCCAAAGACCATGGAAATCCGGGTGGACGGCGAATTGTCCCCCCGCTGTTCAGCGAAAGACGTGATCTTGTCGATCATCGGCAAGATCGGAACGGCGGGCGGCACCGGCTACGTGGTGGAATACACTGGATCGACGATCAGGGGCCTCAGCATGGAAGGCCGGATGACGCTGTGCAACATGTCGATCGAGGGCGGGGCACGGGCCGGTTTGGTGGCCCCCGACGACAAGACCTTTGCCTATCTCAAAGGACGACCGCTGGCGCCGCAAGGAGAACTCTTCGAACAGGCAGTGCGAGTCTGGCGGAAGCTCGGATCCGATCCGGGCGCCCGCTACGACGCCACGGTCACGCTGCAGGCCGACGCCATCGCACCGCAAGTCAGTTGGGGAACGAGCCCTGGCATGGTCACCGGCGTGGACGGACGCGTTCCGGATCCCCGCGGCTTGGCCGACGACAAAGCCAGGCAGGCGGTGGAGCGCGCGCTTGAGTACATGGGCTTGACGGCGAACATGCCGATTACGGAGATCAAGATCGACAAAGTATTCATCGGCTCCTGCACCAATTCACGGATCGAGGATCTTCGTCTGGCCGCAGGACTGGCCAAGGGGAAGCGGGTCGCGAGGACCGTGCACGCCATGGTCGTGCCCGGATCCGGATTGGTCAAACAGCAGGCGGAGCAGGAAGGGCTCGACAAGGTCTTCGTAGAGGCGGGATTCGAGTGGCGGGAAGCCGGCTGCAGCATGTGCCTGGCGATGAACGCCGACGTCCTTCAACCGGGTGAACGCTGCGCCTCCACGAGCAACCGCAACTTTGAGGGCCGGCAGGGCGCAGGCGGACGAACTCACCTGGTCTCCCCCGCCATGGCGGTCGCCGCCGCGGTCGAAGGGCATTTTGTGGACATCCGACATTGGACATAG
- the leuD gene encoding 3-isopropylmalate dehydratase small subunit: MHAFTQMTGLVAPLDRVDVDTDQIIPKQFLKTIKRTGLREGLFYDWRKRKDGSPDPEFFLNQPRYHDATILLTRDNFGCGSSREHAPWALLDQGFRCVIASSFADIFYNNCFQNGILPVVLRSDDIQSLMKDVLATEGYTLAVDLGRQTVTAPAGVSYRFEIDPFRKDCLYRGLDAIGLTLQHEPAISAYEAKRKHEAPWLFLDLPS, encoded by the coding sequence ATGCACGCATTCACCCAGATGACCGGACTCGTGGCCCCGCTCGATCGTGTGGACGTCGACACGGATCAGATCATTCCGAAGCAATTCTTGAAGACCATCAAGCGGACCGGCCTCCGCGAGGGCCTGTTCTACGATTGGCGGAAGCGCAAGGACGGGTCGCCGGACCCCGAGTTCTTTCTCAATCAGCCCCGCTATCACGATGCGACGATCCTGTTGACGCGCGACAATTTTGGCTGCGGGTCGTCGCGTGAACATGCGCCATGGGCTCTGCTCGATCAAGGTTTTCGTTGCGTGATCGCGTCCAGCTTCGCGGACATCTTCTACAACAACTGCTTCCAAAACGGCATCCTGCCGGTCGTCCTGAGGTCCGACGACATCCAATCCCTGATGAAGGACGTCCTGGCCACGGAAGGATACACACTTGCTGTAGACCTCGGCCGACAAACGGTGACCGCTCCGGCCGGAGTGTCCTACCGCTTCGAGATCGATCCGTTCAGAAAAGATTGTCTGTACCGCGGCCTTGACGCCATCGGTCTTACGCTGCAACACGAGCCGGCGATCTCCGCCTATGAAGCCAAGCGGAAACACGAGGCGCCCTGGCTTTTTCTCGATCTCCCTTCCTAG
- the corA gene encoding magnesium/cobalt transporter CorA — MKLVQKRSKKSGLAPGTIVHIGEKKSEVVTITTFHYAGGYCEERQVEDPATLAPPTDESVVWINVSGVHRMDVLEAFGKQFGLHPLLLEDIANTDQRPKLDDYDTYLFLVTKMLTLTDNQSVMVEQVSVVLGRNYVLSFQENGTDVFQPVRERLRGGKGRLRQSGADYLCHALIDAIVDQYFAVLEVVGEKIESLQQLVVADPQPETLRDIHALKRQLLFLRRAVWPLRDVMNNLSRSDCPFLQQPTKVFFRDVYDHVVQIVDTIETLREMVSASLDIYLSSVSYRLNSVMRMLTVITTIFMPLSFIASIYGMNFEHMPELRAEWGYPVVLGVMAAVGIAMLVLFRKKGWL; from the coding sequence ATGAAACTGGTGCAGAAACGTTCCAAGAAAAGCGGGCTCGCTCCGGGAACCATCGTTCACATCGGCGAGAAGAAATCCGAGGTCGTCACCATCACGACCTTCCACTATGCAGGGGGATATTGTGAGGAAAGGCAGGTGGAAGATCCGGCCACGCTCGCGCCGCCGACCGATGAATCGGTCGTGTGGATCAACGTCAGCGGCGTGCATCGTATGGATGTGTTGGAAGCGTTCGGCAAGCAGTTCGGCCTCCACCCGCTCCTTCTGGAAGACATTGCCAATACCGATCAGCGTCCCAAGCTGGACGACTACGACACCTATCTCTTTCTCGTGACGAAGATGTTGACCTTGACGGACAATCAGAGCGTAATGGTCGAACAGGTCAGCGTGGTGTTGGGGCGGAACTACGTGCTGTCGTTCCAGGAAAACGGAACCGATGTGTTCCAACCCGTGCGGGAGAGGCTGCGCGGCGGCAAAGGCCGTTTACGGCAGTCCGGCGCGGACTATCTGTGTCATGCGCTGATCGACGCAATCGTGGACCAGTACTTTGCCGTGCTGGAGGTGGTCGGGGAAAAGATCGAGTCGTTGCAGCAACTCGTGGTGGCAGATCCGCAGCCGGAGACGCTCCGTGACATTCACGCGCTCAAGCGTCAATTGCTTTTCCTGCGCCGAGCCGTCTGGCCGTTGCGGGATGTGATGAACAATCTTTCCCGATCGGACTGTCCGTTTCTTCAGCAACCGACGAAGGTCTTCTTTCGCGACGTCTACGATCACGTGGTGCAGATCGTGGATACAATCGAGACTTTGCGCGAAATGGTCTCGGCCAGTCTCGACATCTACCTGTCGAGCGTCAGCTACCGCCTGAACAGCGTCATGCGGATGTTGACGGTGATCACGACGATCTTCATGCCGCTGAGCTTCATCGCCAGCATCTACGGCATGAATTTCGAGCACATGCCCGAGCTCCGGGCCGAATGGGGCTATCCGGTGGTCCTGGGAGTCATGGCCGCGGTCGGAATTGCGATGCTCGTGCTGTTCCGGAAAAAGGGCTGGCTGTAG
- a CDS encoding 3'(2'),5'-bisphosphate nucleotidase CysQ → MDRELNLLVESVREAGARVLELARLGFDVQTKSDRSPVTTADLEVNRILHAMQQKYFPEDGWLSEESPDDPARLERARVWIVDPIDGTRAFIRKLPEFCISVALIEKGHPLASVIFNPSTDELFSAARGRGLRVNGKPVVPRSIGTDSPLVMVSPGEFRSGRWTELNQRARTSTFHSIAHALTLVATGRAQAAITAETENEWDLAAGVLLIEEAGGLVEDADHRSLTFNQPVPQFTGLLALAGTTDPHLQPLLRSHVARAGKRATR, encoded by the coding sequence ATGGATCGAGAACTCAATCTCCTGGTCGAATCCGTCCGCGAAGCCGGTGCCCGGGTTCTCGAGCTGGCGCGCCTTGGGTTTGACGTGCAGACGAAGAGCGACCGCTCTCCGGTGACAACCGCCGACCTGGAAGTCAATCGAATCCTTCACGCGATGCAGCAGAAGTACTTTCCCGAGGACGGATGGCTATCCGAGGAATCTCCGGACGACCCGGCCAGGCTGGAGCGTGCCCGTGTCTGGATCGTAGATCCCATCGACGGAACGAGGGCCTTCATCAGGAAACTGCCGGAGTTCTGTATTTCCGTCGCACTGATCGAGAAGGGTCATCCCCTTGCCTCGGTCATTTTCAACCCCTCGACCGATGAGCTCTTTTCCGCCGCCCGAGGCCGCGGCCTCCGGGTCAACGGCAAGCCGGTGGTCCCCCGGTCAATCGGGACAGATTCTCCTCTTGTGATGGTCAGTCCGGGGGAGTTCCGCAGCGGTCGTTGGACTGAATTGAATCAACGCGCGCGCACCAGCACCTTCCATTCCATCGCCCATGCGCTGACCCTCGTCGCGACCGGGCGAGCCCAGGCGGCGATCACAGCCGAGACGGAGAACGAATGGGACCTCGCGGCCGGCGTGCTGTTGATCGAAGAGGCCGGGGGCTTGGTCGAAGACGCCGACCATCGTTCTCTGACCTTCAACCAGCCTGTCCCTCAATTCACGGGCTTGCTCGCCCTGGCAGGAACGACAGATCCCCACCTGCAACCACTTCTGCGAAGCCACGTGGCTCGAGCCGGTAAACGGGCGACGCGATGA
- a CDS encoding NAD(P)-dependent oxidoreductase, whose translation MTPPGTVALLGTGLLGGAIAERLHHSGLSVIAYNRTASKTRALRSQGLVIAEHPEDAVAQAEGILLVLTDAAAIGSILLNPPCAQRLSGKTVIQMGTIGPDESLTLQRDLRVCGADYCEAPVLGSLAEAKAGTLLVMVGATVGQFEAWRPVWNALSRHPRLIGPVGRAAALKLALNQLIAAQIAAFSLSLGAVQRSGIAPDTFMAILRESALFAPAFDKKLPRLLARQYDNPNFSVAHLLKDLRLFGRLAAGLHLQSESADGVGRLLEATIAKGLQDVDYSALFDVINPPDTTGPQ comes from the coding sequence ATGACACCGCCCGGAACGGTCGCCCTCCTCGGCACCGGCCTGCTGGGAGGGGCCATCGCCGAACGATTGCACCATAGCGGCCTGTCAGTCATCGCCTATAACAGAACGGCCTCCAAGACTCGAGCCCTCCGGTCGCAAGGTCTCGTGATCGCGGAACATCCTGAAGACGCCGTTGCGCAGGCCGAAGGAATCCTTCTGGTCCTGACCGATGCAGCGGCGATCGGATCGATTTTGCTGAATCCGCCCTGCGCGCAACGCCTCTCCGGCAAGACGGTGATTCAGATGGGCACGATCGGCCCCGACGAAAGTCTGACGCTGCAGCGCGATCTCCGTGTTTGCGGCGCGGACTATTGCGAAGCTCCCGTGCTCGGAAGTCTGGCCGAGGCGAAGGCCGGAACGCTACTCGTCATGGTCGGGGCCACGGTCGGGCAGTTTGAGGCGTGGCGGCCCGTCTGGAATGCCTTGAGCCGGCACCCGCGCTTGATCGGTCCGGTCGGCCGCGCCGCAGCGCTGAAACTTGCCCTCAACCAGCTCATCGCAGCACAGATCGCGGCGTTCTCCTTGAGCCTCGGCGCCGTCCAGCGATCCGGCATCGCCCCCGACACGTTCATGGCTATCCTTCGCGAAAGTGCATTATTTGCTCCCGCCTTCGACAAGAAGCTGCCCCGCCTGCTTGCCCGGCAATACGACAACCCCAATTTTTCCGTGGCGCATCTCTTAAAGGACTTGCGTCTCTTCGGCCGCCTTGCAGCCGGCCTGCATCTCCAGTCCGAATCCGCGGACGGAGTTGGGCGGCTGCTTGAAGCCACCATCGCGAAAGGCTTGCAAGACGTGGATTACTCCGCGTTGTTCGACGTCATTAATCCGCCCGACACGACTGGGCCGCAATAG
- a CDS encoding GspE/PulE family protein: protein MRTAVQKPTKAPINPEAFDSLVSDGLIRQADLVKAFQTALGGTAELESLLLDKYRVPRAELGKALSTFFGCPYVPFDERSVSDPSLLKDLSYDYLKKYHWIPFRRYEQVIDVLIDNPHDLEKGHDIRRAFPGLTIRFSVSLQRDIERYLQLASGDGDMGSISDTLGELRSEARSERDANEESDSIDENNSAIVRLANQIIVEAYRKEASDIHIEPYSDRKETAVRFRVDGTCSTYMRVPATYRRALVSRMKIMASLDIAERRKPQDGKIRFKLGDERLIELRVATLPTAGGNEDVALRILSAKEPLPLEAMEFSSRDLAILLELAEKPHGLILCVGPTGSGKTTTLHAILRHLNTDERKIWTAEDPIEITQEGLRQVQVHPRIGFTFASAMRSFLRADPDVIMIGEMRDKETAEVAIEASLTGHLVLSTLHTNSAVETVSRLLDMGCDSFNFADSMLCVIAKRLCKRLCTACKQSYHPSRQEYDELAASYGAEAWERLGIPYDEAFLLNRNQGCESCHQTGFKGRVPLHELFCNSDDLKNMIQSRARTSDMLRAARETGMTTLMQDGIRKVLGGVTTFKQVRAVSMK, encoded by the coding sequence GTGCGTACCGCTGTACAAAAGCCGACCAAAGCACCGATCAATCCCGAGGCCTTCGACTCCCTGGTGAGTGACGGGCTCATTCGCCAAGCCGACCTGGTCAAGGCGTTTCAAACCGCCTTGGGCGGCACCGCGGAGTTGGAGTCGCTCCTGCTGGATAAGTATCGCGTTCCGAGGGCCGAGCTTGGCAAGGCGCTCAGCACCTTCTTCGGCTGTCCGTACGTACCGTTCGATGAGCGATCGGTCTCGGATCCCAGCCTGCTCAAGGACCTGAGCTACGACTATCTGAAGAAGTACCATTGGATTCCCTTCCGGCGTTACGAGCAAGTGATCGATGTGCTGATCGACAACCCTCATGACCTGGAGAAGGGCCACGACATCCGCCGTGCGTTCCCCGGCCTCACCATCCGCTTCTCGGTCAGCCTCCAGCGCGACATCGAACGCTACCTCCAGCTCGCCAGCGGAGACGGAGACATGGGGTCGATCAGCGATACGCTGGGAGAATTGCGGTCGGAAGCCCGTTCGGAGCGGGATGCCAATGAAGAGAGTGATTCCATCGACGAGAACAATTCCGCGATCGTCCGGCTCGCCAATCAGATCATCGTCGAGGCCTACCGCAAAGAAGCGTCAGACATCCACATCGAACCCTATTCGGACCGCAAGGAAACCGCCGTCCGTTTTCGCGTCGACGGCACGTGTTCGACCTATATGCGGGTGCCGGCCACCTACCGGCGGGCGCTCGTTTCACGGATGAAAATCATGGCGAGCCTCGACATCGCGGAGCGCCGGAAACCGCAGGACGGAAAAATCCGCTTCAAGCTCGGCGACGAACGCTTGATCGAGTTGCGGGTGGCGACGTTACCCACGGCGGGCGGAAATGAAGACGTGGCGCTCCGCATTCTCAGCGCCAAGGAGCCGCTGCCTCTGGAGGCGATGGAATTTTCCTCCCGCGACCTGGCCATCCTGCTGGAGCTGGCCGAGAAACCTCACGGCCTCATCCTGTGCGTCGGGCCGACCGGATCCGGCAAGACGACGACCTTGCACGCAATCCTCCGGCATCTCAATACGGATGAACGCAAGATCTGGACGGCCGAAGATCCCATCGAGATCACTCAGGAAGGGCTGCGCCAGGTTCAAGTCCACCCGCGCATCGGTTTCACGTTTGCGTCCGCCATGCGATCGTTCCTCCGGGCGGATCCCGACGTCATCATGATCGGCGAGATGCGAGACAAGGAAACCGCCGAGGTCGCGATCGAGGCATCCTTGACCGGCCACTTGGTGCTCAGCACGTTGCATACGAACAGCGCCGTCGAAACCGTGTCGCGGCTGCTGGACATGGGATGCGACTCCTTTAATTTTGCCGACTCCATGCTGTGCGTGATCGCCAAGCGTCTGTGCAAGCGGCTCTGCACGGCCTGCAAACAGTCGTATCATCCCTCCAGGCAGGAGTACGACGAACTCGCCGCTAGCTACGGGGCGGAAGCCTGGGAACGACTGGGCATTCCCTACGACGAGGCATTCCTGCTGAACAGGAACCAGGGATGCGAATCCTGCCATCAAACGGGATTCAAGGGGAGGGTGCCGTTGCACGAACTGTTCTGCAATTCCGACGACCTGAAGAACATGATTCAAAGCCGAGCCAGGACCTCGGACATGCTCAGGGCCGCCAGGGAGACCGGCATGACCACGTTGATGCAGGATGGGATCCGGAAAGTACTCGGCGGCGTCACGACGTTCAAGCAGGTGCGGGCCGTTTCGATGAAATGA
- a CDS encoding PilZ domain-containing protein, giving the protein MIQRKSPRFAVQLPIRFQDDTAEAGGTILNISHDGCMITASRTPDTATYLRLDLHLREGEPPVKVSLAAVRWASKSQFGLEYIKVGAEERERLKSFMTMLERSPGF; this is encoded by the coding sequence GTGATACAGAGGAAGTCACCGCGGTTCGCCGTTCAGCTTCCCATCCGCTTCCAGGACGATACCGCCGAGGCCGGCGGAACCATCCTCAACATCTCCCATGACGGCTGCATGATCACGGCCAGCCGAACGCCGGACACGGCGACGTATCTTCGTCTCGACTTGCACTTGCGTGAAGGGGAGCCGCCGGTCAAGGTCAGTTTGGCGGCGGTTCGCTGGGCGTCGAAGAGTCAGTTCGGGCTGGAATATATCAAAGTCGGGGCTGAAGAGCGGGAACGGCTGAAAAGTTTCATGACCATGCTGGAACGGTCGCCGGGGTTCTGA